Proteins encoded within one genomic window of Dyadobacter chenhuakuii:
- a CDS encoding XRE family transcriptional regulator, with product MRNQEIYWPVNIRFLRSRLKLSQEALAERLGITRVKLNAHESGRTANPTIDDLIHFSEFFRMSIDSLLKIDLSRLSEQKVKDLEEGSELFMKGDNIRVLAITVDREEKENIEYVPVQAKAGYRSGYSDPEFLATLPRFSLPTLPKNGTFRMFPTIGDSMLPVPEGSDIITKYVQDWTTIRPETPCIVILKGDQDFVFKQVTINKDGTMLLQSFNKQYFAYTVPLSEVIELWEYYSFHSKQLPEPQTDMQQLMKMLQEMQNEIKEIKGRPASK from the coding sequence ATGAGAAATCAGGAGATTTATTGGCCGGTGAACATCAGATTCCTTCGTTCACGCCTGAAACTGAGTCAGGAAGCATTGGCTGAGCGCTTGGGGATTACAAGGGTAAAATTGAATGCGCATGAAAGTGGCCGTACCGCCAATCCAACCATTGACGATCTGATCCATTTTTCTGAGTTTTTCAGAATGAGCATCGATAGTTTGCTCAAAATCGACCTTAGCAGGCTTTCGGAACAAAAAGTGAAAGACCTGGAAGAGGGCAGTGAACTCTTTATGAAGGGCGACAACATTCGCGTGCTTGCCATCACCGTGGACCGCGAGGAGAAGGAGAACATTGAGTACGTTCCCGTGCAGGCCAAGGCAGGTTACCGCTCGGGTTACAGCGACCCTGAATTTCTGGCCACCTTACCAAGGTTCAGCTTGCCTACGCTTCCTAAGAATGGCACATTCAGGATGTTCCCAACCATTGGCGATTCCATGTTACCGGTTCCGGAAGGAAGTGATATCATTACAAAATATGTTCAGGACTGGACCACGATCCGGCCGGAGACACCGTGTATCGTTATCTTAAAGGGTGACCAGGATTTTGTTTTCAAACAGGTTACCATTAATAAGGATGGCACCATGTTACTGCAATCATTTAACAAGCAATATTTTGCTTACACCGTCCCACTTTCAGAAGTGATCGAGCTTTGGGAATACTACAGCTTTCACAGCAAGCAGCTTCCTGAGCCGCAAACGGACATGCAACAACTGATGAAAATGTTGCAGGAAATGCAGAATGAGATCAAAGAAATAAAGGGACGCCCTGCATCCAAATAA
- a CDS encoding MerR family transcriptional regulator — protein sequence MSSYSIKDLERISNMKAHTIRIWEQRYGLLEPDRTDTNIRSYNDDQVKKLLNVCTLLDRGMKISKIGKLSKSEMASEIEKVIHDSFQGDVHVEAIINQALIAITTFNVPLFDEIFSNAVKKFGLKKTYIKILYPLLVRTGLMWVKDDLLPSQEHFLSNLIRQKLFAAIDALPVATHTDQKWILFLNEEEDHEIGLLFAYYMIRQVGKEVVYLGARVPFRDLSPVILGCEPTHAYSFFVRNQFDDQIETLLGNLRTEFPQINVCVSGGSEKLKKIASKKGVNLIETIENLTDILISPNAQRTPTQI from the coding sequence ATGTCATCATATTCTATCAAAGACCTGGAACGGATCAGCAATATGAAAGCGCACACCATTCGCATATGGGAGCAGCGTTATGGCTTGCTTGAACCCGACAGGACGGATACCAATATCCGGTCTTATAATGATGACCAGGTTAAGAAGCTGCTGAATGTCTGCACGTTGCTAGACAGAGGCATGAAAATTTCAAAGATCGGCAAGCTCTCAAAATCTGAAATGGCGAGTGAGATTGAGAAGGTCATTCATGATTCTTTTCAGGGAGATGTGCATGTGGAAGCGATCATTAACCAGGCACTCATCGCCATCACCACTTTTAATGTTCCGCTTTTCGATGAGATATTTTCAAATGCTGTAAAAAAGTTTGGCTTGAAAAAGACCTATATAAAGATCCTGTATCCGTTGCTCGTCCGGACGGGCCTAATGTGGGTAAAGGACGATCTGCTTCCCTCGCAGGAACACTTTTTATCCAACCTGATCAGGCAAAAACTTTTTGCGGCCATAGACGCGCTGCCTGTGGCCACCCATACGGACCAAAAGTGGATCCTGTTTTTGAATGAAGAAGAAGATCATGAGATAGGCCTGCTATTTGCCTATTATATGATCCGGCAGGTGGGAAAGGAAGTGGTTTATCTGGGCGCCCGGGTTCCTTTCAGAGATCTTTCACCGGTTATTTTAGGCTGCGAGCCAACGCATGCATATTCCTTTTTTGTTCGCAATCAGTTTGACGATCAGATAGAAACACTCCTGGGGAATCTCAGAACTGAGTTTCCGCAAATAAATGTCTGCGTCTCCGGAGGCAGTGAAAAATTAAAGAAAATTGCCTCCAAAAAAGGAGTTAACTTGATAGAAACAATTGAAAATCTGACTGATATTCTTATCTCTCCCAATGCACAACGGACGCCTACCCAAATCTGA
- a CDS encoding phytoene desaturase family protein has product MHNGRLPKSDKSHEIAVIGSGFAGMAAAAMLAESGNEVTVFEKNCNIGGRARTFSQDGFVFDMGPSWYWMPDVYDSFFSLFGKSTSDFYELKKLDPGFAVIFENEVMDIPANFDAVCDLFESIETGSADQLRKFIAEGEFKYTVGMNDMVYKPGHSVTEFFSLKLFKDALKLQLFTSFSKHVRRYFKDPRLLALIEFPVLFLGAMPKDTPALYSLMNFAGLKQGTFYPMGGFGKVADSFRQIAENAGVNFLTCQNIEKLEVTSDVISHLHTNKKSIRTDAVIGSADYHHIEQNLLGKNHRTYDEAYWENRTFAPSCLLFYLGVNKKIDKLRHHNLFFDEHFDQHAVEIYKDKKWPERPLFYVCCPSKTDPSVAPEGSENLFVLMPIAIDLDDPDSIREKYFDVLMDRLEKFVGEDIRSHVVYKKSYSVSDFISDYNAYKGNAYGLANTLMQTAIFKPKLKSSKVKNLFYAGQLTVPGPGVPPSIISGRIAATELQKYLNK; this is encoded by the coding sequence ATGCACAACGGACGCCTACCCAAATCTGATAAATCACACGAAATTGCAGTCATCGGCTCGGGTTTCGCGGGCATGGCAGCGGCCGCAATGCTGGCCGAAAGCGGGAATGAGGTCACCGTTTTTGAAAAAAATTGCAACATAGGAGGCCGCGCACGGACGTTTTCTCAGGACGGTTTCGTCTTTGACATGGGGCCAAGCTGGTACTGGATGCCGGATGTTTACGACAGCTTCTTCTCGCTGTTTGGCAAATCCACTTCTGATTTCTACGAATTAAAGAAACTGGATCCGGGCTTCGCCGTCATCTTTGAAAATGAGGTGATGGACATCCCGGCCAACTTCGATGCAGTTTGTGACCTTTTCGAGAGCATTGAAACGGGCAGCGCCGACCAGCTCAGGAAATTCATTGCAGAAGGAGAATTCAAATATACGGTGGGCATGAATGACATGGTTTACAAGCCGGGACATTCGGTTACTGAGTTTTTCAGCCTGAAATTATTCAAAGACGCGCTCAAACTCCAACTTTTTACGTCGTTCAGTAAGCATGTCAGGCGGTATTTCAAAGATCCGAGGCTGCTTGCACTGATCGAATTTCCCGTGTTATTTCTGGGTGCTATGCCTAAGGACACACCTGCCCTTTACAGCCTGATGAACTTTGCGGGCCTTAAACAAGGCACGTTTTATCCGATGGGCGGCTTCGGAAAAGTGGCGGATTCGTTCAGGCAAATTGCGGAGAATGCTGGCGTAAATTTTTTAACCTGCCAGAACATTGAAAAGCTTGAAGTTACTTCCGACGTCATCAGTCATTTACATACCAACAAAAAAAGCATAAGGACGGATGCAGTAATCGGAAGTGCTGATTATCATCACATTGAACAGAATCTATTGGGTAAAAATCATCGCACATATGATGAAGCATATTGGGAAAACAGGACGTTTGCCCCGTCCTGCCTGCTATTTTATTTAGGTGTAAATAAGAAAATTGATAAGCTCCGGCATCACAACCTCTTTTTTGACGAGCACTTTGACCAGCATGCCGTTGAGATTTACAAAGACAAAAAATGGCCTGAGCGACCATTGTTTTACGTCTGCTGCCCGTCGAAAACAGACCCATCCGTTGCACCCGAGGGAAGTGAGAATTTATTTGTACTGATGCCAATTGCCATCGATCTGGATGATCCCGATTCGATCCGGGAAAAGTATTTTGACGTACTTATGGATAGGCTTGAAAAATTTGTGGGCGAGGACATCAGATCACATGTGGTTTACAAAAAGAGTTATTCTGTCTCAGATTTCATCAGTGATTACAATGCTTATAAAGGAAACGCATACGGACTTGCCAACACGCTGATGCAGACGGCCATATTCAAACCAAAACTTAAAAGCAGCAAGGTTAAGAACCTTTTTTATGCTGGTCAGCTGACTGTTCCCGGGCCTGGCGTTCCTCCTTCGATCATCTCGGGCCGCATTGCGGCTACTGAACTTCAAAAATACCTAAACAAGTAA
- a CDS encoding phytoene/squalene synthase family protein has protein sequence MKSLYDNLSATCSKTTTQLYSTSFSLGIYFLKPALRAPIYGIYGFVRLADEIVDSFHDYNKEFMMNKIRQDTVEALRDGISINPILNSFQHVVNTYNIEWELIDTFLKSMEMDLMKTEYTSDSYNEYILGSAEVVGLMCLRVFTEGNQQQFDELKPFAMKLGSAFQKVNFLRDLKADYVDLGRTYFPGVNFDHFSSKEKEKIQQEIEEEFEQALIGIKRLPSGARRGVYLAYYYYKKLFLRIKETPPEKVMNARIRIPDHDKVGLMFRSLVRHQFDLL, from the coding sequence ATGAAAAGCTTATACGACAACCTTTCCGCGACATGCAGCAAAACAACCACACAACTATATAGCACGTCGTTTTCGCTGGGCATTTATTTCCTAAAACCGGCTTTGCGGGCACCCATTTACGGCATTTACGGCTTTGTCAGGCTTGCAGATGAAATTGTGGATAGTTTTCATGACTACAACAAGGAGTTCATGATGAACAAAATCCGTCAGGATACGGTGGAAGCGCTCCGCGACGGGATTAGTATTAACCCGATCCTGAACAGTTTCCAGCACGTTGTAAATACTTATAACATTGAATGGGAGCTGATTGACACGTTTTTGAAGAGCATGGAAATGGATCTGATGAAGACGGAGTATACTTCGGATTCATATAATGAATACATTCTTGGTTCTGCGGAAGTGGTTGGTTTAATGTGCCTTAGGGTTTTTACAGAAGGTAATCAGCAGCAATTTGATGAGCTTAAACCGTTCGCTATGAAACTGGGATCCGCGTTCCAGAAAGTAAATTTCCTGCGCGACCTGAAAGCGGATTACGTGGATCTTGGCCGGACTTATTTTCCAGGCGTGAATTTTGATCATTTTTCAAGCAAAGAGAAGGAAAAGATCCAGCAGGAGATTGAGGAGGAATTCGAGCAGGCGCTGATCGGCATTAAGCGGCTCCCGAGCGGTGCACGAAGGGGCGTTTATCTGGCTTATTATTATTACAAAAAACTTTTCCTGCGCATTAAGGAAACGCCGCCCGAAAAAGTAATGAACGCACGGATCAGGATTCCGGATCATGACAAGGTAGGACTCATGTTTCGTTCGCTGGTAAGGCATCAGTTCGACCTTTTATGA
- the idi gene encoding isopentenyl-diphosphate Delta-isomerase — translation MTDQVVLVNEDDMEIGLMPKLEAHQKGVLHRAFSVFIFNSNGEMLLQQRAFGKYHSEGLWSNTCCSHPLPAESAHHGAVRRLSEEMGISADLQFLFTFQYRVKLENGLTENELDHVFWGISDDEPNINVSEANDYKYMKMADIKADMNQKPEAYTEWFKICFAEVADKIKPKQ, via the coding sequence ATGACTGATCAAGTTGTGCTGGTGAATGAAGACGATATGGAAATTGGCCTTATGCCAAAGTTAGAGGCGCATCAAAAAGGCGTTCTGCATCGTGCTTTCTCAGTTTTTATTTTTAATTCAAATGGTGAAATGCTTTTGCAGCAAAGGGCTTTCGGGAAATATCATTCGGAAGGGCTTTGGTCCAATACTTGTTGCAGCCACCCGCTCCCGGCAGAATCCGCGCATCACGGAGCCGTGAGGAGACTTTCGGAAGAGATGGGCATTTCGGCCGATTTGCAGTTTCTTTTCACCTTCCAATATCGCGTTAAACTCGAAAACGGGCTGACAGAAAACGAACTCGACCACGTCTTCTGGGGCATTTCAGACGACGAGCCGAACATCAATGTGAGTGAGGCGAATGATTATAAATACATGAAAATGGCTGATATTAAGGCAGATATGAACCAGAAACCGGAGGCTTACACCGAGTGGTTCAAGATTTGTTTCGCCGAAGTAGCCGACAAAATAAAACCAAAACAATAG
- a CDS encoding sterol desaturase family protein, translated as MSPWIVNTLIVLAAFIGMECVAWIAHKYLMHGALWFLHHDHHQRDDGDFFEKNDYFFAIFATPGILCLLFGVNQGFNHFFWIGLGITIYGFTYFLVHDIFIHQRFKMFRNTDSVYLKAIRRAHKMHHKHLGKHQGECFGMLWVPLKYFREAKNTASK; from the coding sequence ATGAGTCCCTGGATAGTAAATACATTGATCGTACTGGCCGCATTTATTGGCATGGAATGTGTGGCGTGGATTGCTCATAAATATTTGATGCACGGCGCCTTATGGTTTTTGCACCACGATCATCACCAGCGTGATGACGGCGATTTTTTTGAGAAAAATGATTACTTCTTTGCCATCTTCGCCACGCCAGGCATACTCTGCCTTTTATTTGGTGTAAATCAAGGGTTTAATCATTTTTTCTGGATCGGATTGGGCATTACGATCTACGGTTTCACCTATTTTTTGGTGCATGACATCTTCATTCACCAGCGCTTTAAAATGTTCCGTAACACGGATTCGGTTTATCTGAAAGCCATTCGTCGCGCGCACAAAATGCACCATAAGCACCTTGGAAAGCATCAGGGCGAATGTTTTGGGATGCTCTGGGTGCCGCTAAAATATTTTAGGGAAGCGAAAAACACGGCGTCCAAATGA
- a CDS encoding lycopene cyclase domain-containing protein, giving the protein MNFLYLLVDLGAIAVPLLFSFHPKIQLYKRWHLLWPAIILSLIPFVIWDSYFTKIAVWGFTPKYLVGTYLFGLPIEEILFFICIPYACLFTYYCFRIYFGTDYKLKNENLITAIFLCFTLAMGVTFYDHYYTSWTAVGLVAFLLFLRFIVKPRWLSLFYFSHMFLLIPFFIVNGILTGSGLDEPVVWYNNAENMGIRIFTIPFEDVFYGMLMLLLNTFLFEYLLSKYPVAEKENLETVSVG; this is encoded by the coding sequence ATGAACTTCCTATATCTGCTCGTCGATCTTGGTGCAATTGCTGTTCCGTTGCTGTTTTCTTTTCATCCCAAAATTCAGCTGTATAAAAGATGGCATTTGCTCTGGCCGGCGATTATTCTGTCATTAATTCCTTTTGTGATATGGGACAGCTATTTTACAAAAATCGCCGTGTGGGGATTTACACCGAAATATCTCGTCGGCACTTACCTGTTTGGGCTTCCTATTGAAGAAATTCTGTTCTTCATCTGCATTCCCTACGCATGCCTTTTCACTTATTACTGCTTCCGGATCTATTTCGGAACTGATTATAAGCTTAAAAACGAGAACCTGATTACGGCCATCTTCTTGTGTTTCACATTGGCCATGGGCGTGACTTTCTACGATCATTACTATACGTCCTGGACAGCGGTTGGGCTGGTGGCGTTTCTATTATTTTTGAGATTTATTGTCAAGCCGCGATGGCTGAGCTTGTTCTATTTCTCGCACATGTTCCTGCTGATTCCTTTCTTTATCGTAAACGGGATTCTAACAGGATCGGGACTGGACGAGCCGGTTGTTTGGTATAATAATGCAGAGAATATGGGTATCCGGATATTTACGATCCCATTTGAGGACGTCTTTTACGGCATGTTAATGTTGCTTCTGAACACATTCTTATTCGAATATCTCCTTTCCAAATATCCCGTTGCCGAGAAAGAAAACTTAGAAACGGTCTCCGTGGGTTAA
- a CDS encoding NAD(P)/FAD-dependent oxidoreductase: protein METQAKTYDCGIIGGGLAGLCLAIQLADRGISVVLFEKNQYPFHKVCGEYISMESWDFIKSLGLNLDELNLPIINKLRISSEKGFMLEHSLQMGGFGISRFSLDHALASIAAAKGVAVVEHCKVNGLERVGNEGFVIKSSAGDFNVGVLCGSYGKYTPQFLARNLMDTGNESDNYIGVKYHIKTDLAPDRIELHNFKDGYCGVSKVDKDWHCLCYLTTSRNLQENGKDIQEMEANVLHKNPFLKAYFTHAEFVNKNPLVISNIHFSRKQTQTDGVFLLGDAAGSITPLCGNGMSMGMRASKILATELIRYFEKKQSIDSVSANYKKAWDHAFGRRITAGYYLQGLFGKRTTTDLALRALNNFPGVLKKLVSLTHGDRF, encoded by the coding sequence ATGGAAACGCAAGCTAAAACGTACGATTGCGGCATTATCGGCGGCGGATTGGCAGGCCTGTGCCTGGCTATACAGCTTGCGGACAGGGGTATTTCGGTGGTTTTGTTCGAAAAAAATCAATATCCATTTCATAAGGTTTGCGGCGAGTACATTTCCATGGAAAGCTGGGATTTTATTAAAAGCCTGGGTTTGAATTTGGATGAACTCAATTTACCCATCATTAACAAGCTCAGAATCAGCTCCGAAAAGGGCTTTATGCTTGAACATTCCTTGCAAATGGGCGGTTTCGGGATCAGCAGATTCAGCCTTGACCACGCACTTGCAAGCATTGCAGCCGCAAAAGGCGTCGCTGTCGTGGAACATTGCAAAGTGAATGGACTGGAAAGGGTTGGTAATGAAGGTTTTGTAATCAAATCTTCGGCTGGGGATTTCAATGTTGGCGTGCTGTGCGGCAGTTATGGAAAATATACCCCGCAGTTCCTGGCGCGCAACTTAATGGACACCGGGAATGAAAGCGATAATTATATCGGTGTGAAATATCACATTAAAACGGATCTGGCACCTGACCGCATTGAGCTGCACAATTTTAAGGACGGCTATTGCGGAGTTTCAAAAGTGGATAAGGACTGGCATTGCCTGTGCTATCTGACCACATCCCGGAATTTGCAGGAAAATGGAAAAGACATTCAGGAAATGGAGGCAAATGTCTTGCATAAAAATCCTTTTCTCAAAGCATATTTTACTCATGCCGAATTTGTTAACAAAAATCCATTGGTAATCAGCAACATCCATTTTTCCAGGAAACAAACACAAACTGACGGCGTTTTCCTCCTGGGTGACGCGGCAGGTTCTATCACGCCGCTCTGCGGCAACGGCATGAGCATGGGCATGCGCGCTTCCAAAATTCTGGCCACCGAGCTGATCCGGTATTTTGAGAAAAAGCAAAGTATTGACAGCGTCTCGGCTAACTACAAAAAAGCATGGGACCACGCTTTTGGACGCAGAATTACAGCCGGTTATTATTTGCAGGGATTGTTTGGGAAAAGAACTACAACCGATCTGGCCCTGAGAGCCTTAAATAATTTCCCGGGCGTTTTGAAGAAGCTTGTGTCCTTAACCCACGGAGACCGTTTCTAA
- a CDS encoding methyltransferase domain-containing protein: MFKHRSQDKELLDQEDIPSVDLFQNLRELDFINHWLGGYNISFNALKKVIKPGESHILVDIGCGGGDTLKRIDNWNKKERHALDLYGVDIKPVCIAYAEENLKTAPVKLICDDYRHIFSHLKQVDIIHACLFCHHLTEEQLIELVRFALSSKAVLVINDLERNPFAYYSIKWLTQLFSKSYLVKNDAPLSVLRGFKRAEWLAILNKAGAIKYTVRNKWAFRHEVIVYGNAS; encoded by the coding sequence ATGTTTAAACACCGCAGCCAGGATAAGGAGCTGCTTGACCAGGAGGATATTCCATCGGTCGACTTGTTCCAGAATTTAAGGGAACTTGACTTCATTAATCATTGGCTGGGCGGATATAACATTTCCTTTAACGCGCTAAAAAAGGTTATTAAGCCAGGAGAATCACATATTCTCGTTGATATCGGATGCGGCGGCGGCGATACATTAAAGCGCATTGACAATTGGAACAAAAAGGAGCGCCATGCGCTGGATTTATATGGTGTTGACATTAAGCCTGTTTGCATTGCCTATGCAGAGGAAAACCTGAAAACAGCGCCGGTCAAATTGATTTGTGACGATTACAGGCACATTTTCAGCCATTTGAAACAGGTTGACATTATTCACGCATGTCTTTTCTGCCACCATTTAACAGAAGAACAACTCATTGAACTTGTGCGGTTTGCATTGAGTAGCAAGGCGGTTTTGGTTATTAATGATCTGGAAAGAAATCCTTTCGCTTACTATTCCATTAAATGGCTGACGCAACTGTTTTCTAAATCTTACCTGGTCAAAAACGATGCACCGCTGTCAGTTTTGCGGGGGTTTAAGAGAGCAGAATGGTTGGCGATCCTGAACAAAGCCGGAGCAATTAAATACACCGTTCGCAACAAATGGGCATTCCGACATGAAGTGATTGTTTATGGAAACGCAAGCTAA
- a CDS encoding UbiA family prenyltransferase translates to MGIDGNTIKLLRIPFSFFLMPLFLFAYSQADTVVHHHALFAFLIIHLLIYPASNGYNSYVDRDEESVGGLEKPPMPTAALFYLTMFLDFTAIVLAFLFVNTLFAFCLVLYIAASRAYSSRQIRLKRYPVIGFLTVVIFQGAFTYYMSIAGVSESALMLSREHIYVLLACSFQIAGAYPLTQVYQHQRDLKDGVVTLSYKLGYRGTFLFTAAMFLLCNVFYYLYFTSKGLGMVFYIIQVFFLPIVLYFSYWFYLVLKDRSEANFRNTMRMNWIAAICMNSCFIILIVINRIPLSYISAIETAVPEHCYSQETLTSFYMNSTEDITNKRKIKIVAGKTGIANRYSVIADFDKAPEDYQFFNKTATLLPEPTLTQRMQLYQEHATELSISAIKKIDGFAEMKGRLTHLITVTCTGLFAPGLDVELMRELDLNPAIQRSSVNFMGCNAAIIALKNADAICRSQPRAKVLIVCTELCTIHFQKRYNDDYLLSNLIFGDGAAAVLVTAEAGSDYAHHVEIDAFNSLILHNGYADMAWQLSETGFIMNLTSYVPDLIRKNIKPMLEKIGLAPDAFKHWAVHPGGKRIVDDFVAALELDKGCLAATYDVLKNFGNMSSPTVLFVLKQVLETAKPENIGNRIFAAAFGPGLSIETMQLRYV, encoded by the coding sequence ATGGGCATTGATGGCAATACAATTAAACTTCTGCGGATTCCTTTTTCTTTTTTCCTGATGCCGTTGTTTCTGTTTGCTTACAGTCAGGCAGATACGGTTGTGCATCATCACGCACTCTTCGCTTTTTTGATCATTCATCTGCTGATTTACCCGGCTAGTAATGGTTACAACAGTTATGTGGATAGGGACGAAGAAAGCGTTGGCGGGCTCGAAAAGCCTCCTATGCCTACGGCCGCACTCTTTTACCTCACCATGTTTCTGGATTTTACCGCGATCGTTTTAGCGTTCCTTTTCGTAAATACATTGTTCGCTTTTTGTCTGGTGCTTTACATTGCAGCGTCGCGGGCATATAGTTCCCGGCAGATCCGGCTGAAAAGATATCCGGTTATCGGGTTTCTGACTGTTGTGATTTTCCAGGGTGCATTTACCTACTATATGTCCATTGCGGGTGTTTCAGAAAGTGCGCTGATGCTGAGCAGAGAGCATATTTATGTGCTTTTAGCCTGTTCTTTTCAGATTGCCGGCGCGTATCCGCTTACGCAGGTTTATCAGCACCAGCGGGACCTGAAAGATGGGGTCGTTACATTAAGCTATAAGCTCGGTTACCGGGGTACATTTCTGTTTACGGCGGCGATGTTTCTGCTGTGCAATGTATTTTATTATTTGTACTTTACATCGAAGGGCCTTGGAATGGTTTTTTATATTATCCAGGTGTTCTTCCTGCCGATCGTCCTTTATTTCAGCTATTGGTTTTACCTGGTTTTGAAGGATAGGAGTGAGGCGAATTTCAGGAATACCATGCGGATGAACTGGATAGCAGCCATCTGCATGAACAGTTGTTTCATTATTTTAATTGTAATTAACAGAATCCCTTTGAGTTATATATCTGCTATTGAGACAGCCGTTCCCGAACATTGTTACTCGCAGGAAACGTTGACTTCATTCTACATGAATTCGACAGAAGACATTACCAATAAGAGAAAAATCAAGATAGTAGCGGGGAAAACAGGCATAGCGAACCGCTATTCTGTGATTGCCGATTTTGATAAAGCGCCGGAAGATTATCAGTTTTTTAACAAAACGGCCACATTACTCCCGGAACCGACATTGACCCAGCGTATGCAGCTTTATCAGGAGCATGCCACGGAACTTTCCATAAGTGCTATCAAGAAAATAGATGGATTTGCTGAGATGAAAGGCCGGTTAACGCACTTGATAACAGTCACTTGTACGGGCCTGTTTGCGCCCGGACTGGACGTGGAATTGATGCGGGAACTGGACCTGAATCCTGCCATACAGCGCAGCAGCGTAAATTTTATGGGATGCAATGCCGCGATTATTGCGCTCAAAAATGCCGACGCCATTTGCAGAAGCCAGCCGCGCGCGAAAGTGCTCATCGTCTGCACCGAGCTTTGCACGATACATTTCCAGAAGCGATATAATGATGATTACCTGCTGTCCAACCTGATTTTCGGAGACGGCGCAGCAGCGGTTTTGGTTACTGCCGAAGCGGGATCAGATTATGCGCATCATGTTGAGATAGATGCATTCAACTCCTTGATCCTGCACAATGGGTATGCCGATATGGCCTGGCAGTTGTCGGAAACCGGCTTCATTATGAACCTGACTTCCTACGTGCCTGACCTGATCCGGAAAAACATAAAGCCGATGCTGGAAAAGATCGGTCTTGCGCCGGATGCATTTAAACATTGGGCTGTTCATCCGGGTGGAAAGCGCATTGTGGATGATTTTGTTGCTGCTTTGGAGCTGGATAAAGGCTGTCTGGCAGCCACTTATGATGTGCTTAAAAATTTCGGAAATATGTCGTCTCCTACGGTCTTGTTTGTATTGAAGCAAGTCCTTGAAACGGCTAAGCCGGAAAATATAGGCAACAGAATCTTTGCAGCGGCATTCGGGCCAGGACTAAGCATTGAAACGATGCAGCTGCGTTATGTTTAA
- a CDS encoding EamA family transporter, producing the protein MQAQSKAPSTLMVVLAFATVYIVWGSTYFFIQRALEGFPPFFLGAFRFIIAGLIMLAWSVAQGENVFSLKAIEPAIITGLLLLFIGNGIVIWVEQFLPSAMVAIMISSSPLWFIVLDKPKWSENLSNKSTIVGLLIGFAGVVLLFSEKIMISMSSMNSSRDLFAMALVVFGSMAWAGGSLFSKYKSGTDSASVNSTWQMLAAGFAFLPGSIISGELATLNLASIPMEAWLSTLYLIVFGSIAGFGAYVWLLKVQPATKVSTYAYVNPVVAVLLGIFFANESISVLQIVGLVIILGSVLLINLHKYRKPKQVVSAY; encoded by the coding sequence ATGCAAGCACAAAGTAAAGCACCTTCCACCCTTATGGTGGTATTGGCTTTTGCCACCGTTTACATCGTATGGGGATCGACTTACTTCTTCATTCAGCGGGCGCTGGAAGGTTTTCCGCCGTTTTTCCTGGGCGCTTTCCGCTTCATTATTGCCGGGCTTATTATGCTGGCGTGGAGTGTTGCACAAGGTGAAAACGTGTTCTCGCTCAAAGCGATCGAACCTGCGATCATTACCGGACTTTTGTTGCTTTTTATCGGCAATGGCATTGTGATATGGGTTGAGCAGTTTCTTCCCAGCGCAATGGTCGCCATTATGATTTCCTCATCTCCACTCTGGTTTATCGTCCTGGATAAACCGAAATGGTCTGAAAATCTTAGCAACAAATCGACTATTGTAGGTCTGTTGATCGGTTTTGCCGGGGTAGTGCTGTTATTCAGTGAAAAAATAATGATTTCGATGTCGTCCATGAACAGTTCGCGCGATCTGTTCGCGATGGCGCTCGTCGTTTTTGGCTCCATGGCCTGGGCTGGTGGTTCTTTGTTTTCTAAATACAAGTCAGGCACCGACTCCGCAAGTGTCAATTCAACCTGGCAAATGCTGGCAGCCGGATTTGCCTTCCTCCCAGGCAGCATTATTTCGGGCGAACTGGCGACCCTGAATCTTGCATCCATTCCGATGGAAGCCTGGCTATCAACGTTATATCTGATTGTTTTTGGGTCGATTGCCGGTTTTGGAGCATACGTCTGGCTGCTGAAAGTCCAGCCAGCAACCAAGGTTAGCACTTATGCCTATGTAAATCCCGTCGTAGCAGTCCTTTTGGGGATATTTTTTGCAAACGAATCTATTTCTGTCCTGCAAATAGTCGGGCTGGTCATCATTCTCGGCAGCGTGTTGCTGATCAATCTGCACAAATATCGCAAGCCAAAACAAGTCGTATCCGCTTATTGA